One window of the Micropterus dolomieu isolate WLL.071019.BEF.003 ecotype Adirondacks linkage group LG08, ASM2129224v1, whole genome shotgun sequence genome contains the following:
- the LOC123974878 gene encoding paxillin-like, producing the protein MDDLDALLADLESTTSHIAKHPLFLSDETAYSFPVGSQTQPDICSPSQVPSTPSEQTLNGLDETESFSSAQRSPWSRDSSSPTQPIGGEDHVYSFPNKQKSSESSAVAMNSSLGSNLSELDRLLLELNAVQQSTPAFPTEEEAAPPLPASSVIHHIHENGVAGKAPPPALEKPKRSAAARGVGDVRPSVERLLDELESSVPAPIPTPLVVSDKQTDGQEETPAQQQARMSASSATRELDELMASLSDFKVQSNIQSQGKTSPTGPPKPANKLDNMLGSLQSDLNRLGVQTVAKGVCGACKKPIVGQVVTAMGRTWHPEHFVCTHCQEEIGSRNFFERDGQPYCEKDYHSLFSPRCHYCNGPILDRVVTALDKTWHPEHFFCAQCGAFFGPEGFHEKDGKAFCRKDYFDMFAPKCGGCARAILENYISALNSLWHPECFVCRECFTPFINGSFFDHEGQPYCESHYHERRGSLCSGCQKPITGRCITAMGKKFHPEHFVCAFCLKQLNKGTFKEQNDKPYCQGCFIKLFS; encoded by the exons ATGCTTTGTTGGCGGACCTTGAGTCCACAACATCCCACATTGCCAAGCAtcctctcttcctgtctgaCGAGACCGCCTACTCCTTCCCTGTGGGGAGTCAGACCCAGCCAGACATCTGCTCTCCATCCCAAGTCCCATCCACTCCCTCTGAGCAGACCCTAAACGGACTGGATGAAACAGAG TCCTTCAGCTCAGCTCAGAGAAGTCCCTGGTCTAGAGATAGCAGCAGTCCAACACAACCCATCGGTGGAGAGGACCACGTTTACAG TTTCCCTAATAAGCAGAAGAGTAGTGAGTCATCAGCTGTTGCCATGAACTCATCCTTGGGCAGCAACCTGTCTGAGCTGGACCGCCTCCTGTTGGAGCTCAACGCTGTCCAGCAGAGCACCCCTGCCTTCCCCACAGAAG AAGAAGCAGCTCCTCCGCTGCCTGCCAGCAGCGTCATCCACCATATCCATGAGAATGGAGTTGCAGGCAAGGCTCCTCCACCTGCATTGGAGAAGCCCAAACGCAGTGCTGCAGCTCGAGGAGTAGGAGATGTACGACCAAGTGTAGAGAGACTTCTGGATGAGCTGGAAAGTTCTGTGCCCGCACCCAT tcCTACACCGTTGGTTGtgtcagacaaacaaacagatggaCAAGAGGAAACACCAGCACAGCAGCAGGCCAGGATGTCTGCCTCCTCTGCCACACGAGAGCTGGATGAGCTAATGGCCTCCCTGTCTGACTTCAAAGTCCAAAGCAAT ATCCAGTCCCAAGGAAAGACTTCTCCCACCGGTCCCCCCAAACCAGCCAACAAGCTGGACAACATGCTGGGAAGCCTGCAGTCGGACCTCAACAGACTTGGAGTCCAGACGGTGGCTAAAGGTGTCTGCGGAGCCTGCAAGAAACCCATTGTTGGGCAG GTGGTGACTGCCATGGGCAGAACGTGGCACCCCGAGCACTTTGTGTGCACCCACTGCCAGGAGGAGATAGGCTCCAGGAACTTCTTTGAGCGGGATGGGCAGCCTTACTGTGAGAAAGACTACCACAGCCTGTTCTCACCGCGATGCCACTACTGTAATGGACCCATACTGGAT AGAGTGGTGACTGCTTTGGACAAGACTTGGCACCCAGAGCACTTCTTCTGTGCCCAGTGTGGAGCCTTTTTTGGACCAGAAG GTTTCCATGAGAAGGATGGAAAGGCATTCTGCAGAAAGGACTACTTTGACATGTTTGCCCCTAAATGTGGTGGCTGTGCCCGTGCCATCCTTGAGAACTACATCTCTGCTCTAAACTCACTCTGGCACCCTGAATGCTTCGTCTGCAGG GAGTGCTTCACGCCATTCATAAACGGCAGCTTCTTTGACCACGAGGGCCAGCCGTACTGTGAGTCGCACTACCACGAGCGGCGCGGCTCGCTGTGCTCCGGCTGCCAGAAGCCCATCACCGGCCGCTGCATCACTGCCATGGGCAAGAAGTTCCACCCAGAGCACTTTGTGTGCGCTTTCTGCCTCAAGCAGCTCAACAAAGGCACCTTCAAGGAGCAGAATGACAAGCCCTACTGCCAAGGCTGCTTCATTAAACTCTTCAGttag